From the genome of Geminocystis herdmanii PCC 6308, one region includes:
- a CDS encoding type II toxin-antitoxin system VapC family toxin, producing MSNNLICIDANFMINLVNSESENSPFLILWEKWQNNQTVIVAPTLFYYEVTNALYRMGKAGIITVEQVKESIIDALSFNIILYGNLQLPNLHQEAINLANQFNLSASYDSHYLALSQSLNCQFYTGDKRLYNSVKNKITWINLIISNNQF from the coding sequence ATGAGTAATAATTTAATTTGTATTGATGCTAATTTTATGATTAATCTAGTTAATAGTGAATCAGAAAATTCTCCTTTTTTAATTTTATGGGAAAAATGGCAAAATAATCAAACGGTAATTGTTGCACCGACTCTATTTTATTATGAAGTAACTAACGCTCTTTATCGAATGGGTAAAGCAGGAATAATAACTGTTGAGCAAGTAAAGGAATCTATAATCGATGCTTTAAGTTTTAATATTATTCTCTATGGAAATTTGCAATTACCTAATCTTCATCAAGAAGCAATTAATTTAGCGAATCAATTTAATTTATCTGCCTCCTATGATTCTCATTATCTTGCTTTATCTCAAAGTCTTAATTGTCAATTTTATACAGGAGATAAACGTTTATATAATAGTGTTAAAAATAAAATTACTTGGATTAATTTAATAATTTCAAATAATCAATTT